A stretch of the Lytechinus variegatus isolate NC3 chromosome 5, Lvar_3.0, whole genome shotgun sequence genome encodes the following:
- the LOC121416296 gene encoding TP53-binding protein 1-like isoform X2 produces MDLNSQSQDHSDNSGQGGLPDVSNTPCFIVLDSQAEGADASRGSITEDRTSRLKQLEELSKNSSTVKPSIEMELVADVKSSKDRKDDKKVSSSPTAGMGIQTHPLKDDKGICEEEEDDDEEVTSTQDDLFDEEKKVQVKPGDFHTLSASKEASQIGTSSQDVHSTQKDASHLICTPSETVGSLRFSGVVLANETSTSGSGSSINVVFPSPEAYGPAPIIIPSTPTRPDTSNDPIDLSDTDDMPRGALPQIPIKRKSTTTSDESEDICKIPAWQQELNLQQKRKEVEAGTQDSWNDDNTGSKKRSLSASIDSANPSSEHSESIHKSSLELQESLLQQQQPPMPSTTDESSVQSTCSKIPIGSGRRDRESHSAPLLSTTARDGQSSSGSHPKKPASLPEGMTYDTKRSGQEPALVKELSTQDQSTGMKKTSSEAEFDDRTRLGVKKQEKGSGDAVKEAVIEIIDDDDEEDGDKGEVAEVGMDVEPSDDWHLRLSPSQTQTQYSFVHSKDIMSQRDPTKDIEEGDVPQQQKSVQSNRKGTVSRQATPWHSTQADDGDDEVAIVIPESEKQDENKENESTKQKISDPDDGVENVTKEGLRKKLSESGEGMEDSVFLEGNAQLSSDARLRFGQLGESDNPSPITGFNLSVPKDGAMLRPLSSMTSQPSKKGQWTDGTPRHSTPKADEIEGTNTKREVAYTPDKETPKTSSKSSSALVVSAVIDMDSAESSEIPVFNLRNPADCDELLKEVKESPSKKRKSVFSRVVEATKTAKSNTKSRKLADPIDKDPFSLSKPKTKLILGKKRNQQSLTAQDDQPRVTRKEARKEEEMGVEIEHADEGKTFDVAMDDDDDDPATIPLEYHPVDEDPKEDCPDVEVVEESRILKTKQEETQRYGGNDEQEADVEMDIDAEEEKIDEDVVEERMQEGASPKEHQVVISQERRRRDPYEFTESQSNKTPTPMKTWARKDDTVPKEKLPSRNLEELSSTKQASEQPSTSAVTPKSKKTPRGSRQTRSAKRKRPQDLAETTEEERENENSRLNRTGTSPRKASSTVRKAPRKRGKAQEKQVNILQMAEGPPEKPPNVRAPSMTERVVQDTMAPEQRPQASPASLELIQIPGHSPPARQLIPWKIVRYKKVNITQRIKEVIENGELIESTILDQVVNEEIVEKLEQEFRTPSPTHSSKTSSVTSGSLADISSFGSRTSSSVAGSLQKTSSNLSIGIQKSISLSSISERNSSLDKTISLPGSEKTSPNVSGHEHSASGRQLTSPGGVVQQAFPARGIRQSPTDNGRRSLSGGAEHLPGITEESSRTGQARSPDVSPSALMLSNRKRGKRVSSKGTSSSSVTPSDAEVRMVSDEKDCEFAKPKRTPSRRSVPRTPNQADQSTHEQSSKAQIHSSPTLNVSEGWNVEEVKQSSEESEGIPCAQPRKELERISSDEKSDGDVGKLLQIETTTATSTTGESFEDKVDEPGPSNRDVTSTRPARGKRRGKTQKTAPIKQSLDDTIVVQDEEEGEMDAILTEPPLESRQRVSTSSDPTTDSAQAFLVPGVRVFTRWLDGFYYPGIIKSEEKNNRLKIAFDDGDMRSVNSKDVIIKDWLARGQSVMAELPEDQYSYPGIVIGYYRGSTPKDDGYYIETDDGKTEKFPREKVILSKDQANLLLTSCPSSSSGISDITLENLVDGPRHRSRLRAPDGDVVVRTPSKVVGRTPKRLPSPAITRSGGKRKADDKQSIEGAASPKKKAKQLATRLLTTVVSSPDISKQGIGVRRSPRKQTPSTSTASSPAKSLTSAAAKGSTPSTPRTMEMILGPMPNNKTLFKGMAFLLTQGEVKKRSKVDTSTSDSEGDDDPDDVPFNKDYSRRQIEAGGGVVFKDIEKSQRTEFKLFVIANTYCRTMKYMYALAANIPCISNLWIRDCSRMNKLQSHKAYRLQAGESVDGDIIEWKPNRMILSGLKVLVLSSYYRLESTWRSILMAAGCHIVARFPTINQLNRGGVPFDCNVMVTDPSCPRHILHRAQQLDMPVVSAEWVMQSLINGVRMPYDSHYKFAWDYREKIK; encoded by the exons ATGGACCTTAATTCCCAATCTCAAGACCATTCTGATAATTCTGGACAAGGAGGGCTTCCAGACGTTAGTAACACCCCATGTTTTATTGTGTTAGACTCCCAGGCAGAGGGTGCTGATGCTAGTAGAGGATCAATCACAGAAGATAGGACATCTAGACTCAAGCAGCTTGAAGAACTTAGCAAGAACTCATCCACTGTTAAACCAAGTATTGAAATG GAATTGGTTGCTGATGTCAAAAGTAGCAAAGACAGAAAGGATGATAAGAAAGTGAGCAGTTCACCAACAGCAGGAATGGGAATCCAAACTCACCCTTTGAAAGATGACAAAGGAATatgtgaagaagaagaagatgatgatgaagaagtgACTTCAACACAGGATGATCTGTTTGACGAAGAAAAGAAAGTACAAGTCAAGCCAG GAGACTTTCATACTTTATCAGCATCAAAGGAGGCTTCACAAATAGGCACATCATCACAAGATGTCCATAGCACACAAAAGGATGCCTCTCATCTGATTTGTACACCATCAGAGACGGTTGGTAGCTTACGATTCTCAGGTGTG GTTCTTGCCAATGAAACAAGTACATCAGGATCAGGTTCTTCTATTAATGTAGTGTTTCCATCACCTGAGGCATATGGTCCGGCACCTATCATCATTCCTAGTACACCAACAAGACCAGACACAAGCAATG ATCCTATAGATTTGAGTGACACTGATGATATGCCAAGAGGTGCTCTTCCACAGATTCCTATCAAACGTAAATCAACCACCACTTCAGATGAGAGTGAAGATATCTGTAAG ATCCCAGCTTGGCAACAAGAGCTCAATctacaacaaaaaagaaaagaagtagaAGCCGGGACACAGGATAGCTGGAATGATGACAATACAGGTTCCAAGAAACGTTCTCTATCAGCTTCAATTGACTCTGCTAATCCATCGTCGGAACATTCTGAGAGTATTCACAAGTCAAGTCTAGAATTACAGGAG TCATTACTACAGCAACAACAGCCTCCAATGCCATCTACAACAGATGAGAGTTCAGTACaatcaacatgttcaaaaataCCAA TTGGAAGCGGAAGGAGGGATAGAGAGTCACATAGTGCCCCTCTGCTATCAACTACTGCAAGAGATGGACAAAGTTCTTCTGGATCGCATCCCAAGAAACCGGCAAGCTTACCTGAAGGTATGACATATGATACCAAGAGGTCAGGGCAAGAACCGGCCCTGGTCAAGGAGCTGAGCACTCAAGATCAGTCAACGGGTATGAAGAAGACATCAAGTGAAGCAGAGTTTGATGATAGAACAAGATTAGGTGTAAAAAAGCAGGAGAAAGGGAGTGGTGATGCAGTAAAAGAAGCAGTAATagaaattattgatgatgatgatgaggaggatggagATAAGGGGGAGGTTGCTGAAGTTGGAATGGATGTTGAACCATCGGATGACTGGCATCTACGGCTCTCACCTTCCCAAACACAGACACAGTATAGCTTTGTTCATAGTAAAGATATCATGTCACAGAGGGATCCGACCAAGGATATAGAAGAAGGAGATGTACCTCAGCAGCAAAAGTCTGTTCAAAGCAATCGGAAAGGCACTGTTTCCAGGCAAGCTACACCATGGCATTCTACGCAAGCTGATGATGGAGACGATGAGGTTGCCATAGTGATACCAGAATCAGAAAAACAGGATGAGAACAAAGAAAATGAGAGCACTAAACAAAAAATCTCAGACCCTGATGACGGGGTAGAGAATGTGACGAAAGAAGGATTAAGGAAAAAGTTATCAGAATCTGGCGAAGGAATGGAGGATTCTGTTTTCTTAGAAGGCAATGCTCAGTTATCAAGTGATGCAAGGTTAAGATTTGGTCAGCTTGGAGAGTCGGACAACCCTTCTCCAATAACAG GTTTTAATTTGAGTGTTCCCAAGGATGGTGCAATGTTACGACCTTTGAGTAGTATGACCTCTCAACCTAGCAAGAAAGGTCAATGGACTGATGGAACACCCCGTCATAGTACTCCTAAAGCAGATGAGATAGAAGGGACCAATACAAAGAGAGAGGTCGCCTACACACCAGACAAA GAGACCCCAAAGACAAGTAGCAAGTCTTCTAGTGCTCTTGTAGTCAGTGCAGTGATTGACATGGATTCAGCTGAGAGCAGTGAGATACCAGTCTTCAATCTAAGGA ATCCTGCTGATTGTGATGAACTGCTAAAGGAAGTCAAGGAGAGCCCGAGTAAGAAACGCAAATCGGTTTTTAGCAGAGTGGTAGAAGCAACTAAGACTGCAAAGAGTAACACCAAATCAAGGAAACTGGCTGATCCTATTGACAA AGATCCTTTCTCATTATCAAAACCCAAAACCAAATTGATTCTTGGAAAGAAGAGGAACCAGCAGAGCCTAACCGCACAAGACGATCAGCCTCGGGTCACAAGAAAAGAGGCCAGAAAGGAGGAAGAGATGGGTGTCGAGATCGAGCACGCTGATGAGGGTAAAACTTTTGATGTTGCAAtggacgatgatgatgatgaccctGCAACGATTCCACTGGAATACCATCCTGTTGATGAGGACCCAAAGGAGGATTGTCCTGATGTGGAGGTGGTGGAGGAATCAAGGATCTTGAAGACGAAGCAAGAGGAAACCCAGCGGTATGGAGGTAATGATGAACAGGAAGCTGATGTTGAGATGGATATTGATGCAGAGGAAGAGAAAATTGATGAAGATGTTGTTGAAGAGAGAATGCAAGAAGGTGCATCTCCCAAGGAGCATCAGGTTGTTATTTCTCAGGAGAGAAGAAGACGAGATCCTTATGAGTTTACAGAGTCACAGTCTAACAAGACTCCCACACCAATGAAGACCTGGGCTAGGAAAGATGACACTGTGCCAAAGGAGAAGCTTCCTTCAAGAAATCTTGAGGAAC TATCATCTACCAAACAAGCAAGTGAGCAGCCATCAACTAGTGCAGTAACCCCAAAGAGTAAGAAAACTCCAAGGGGCAGTCGTCAGACCCGAAGTGCCAAGCGGAAGAGACCACAAGACCTCGCAGAGACTAcggaagaagaaagagaaaatgaaaactcTAGACTaaataggaccgggacatccccAAGGAAGGCAAGTTCTACTGTCCGTAAGGCCCCTAGGAAGAGAGGAAAAGCCCAGGAGAAACAAGTAAACATTCTACAAATGGCTGAGGGTCCACCTGAGAAACCTCCAAACGTCAGAGCACCATCCATGACAGAGAGAGTAGTTCAGGATACGATGGCTCCAGAACAAAGACCACAGGCTAGCCCAGCTTCTCTGGAACTCATACAG ATTCCAGGCCACTCCCCTCCTGCAAGACAACTTATACCTTGGAAGATTGTTCGCTATAAGAAAGTTAATATCACTCAACGGATCAAGGAAGTGATTGAGAATGGTGAATTGATAGAGAGTACTATCCTTGATCAG GTTGTGAATGAAGAAATAGTTGAAAAGCTAGAGCAAGAATTCAGGACCCCATCACCTACTCATTCTTCCAAAACAAGTTCTGTAACCTCTGGTTCCCTGGCTGATATCAGCTCTTTTGGTTCCAGGACGTCTTCTAGCGTTGCGGGAAGCCTCCAGAAGACATCCAGCAATCTCAGCATTGGCATACAGAAAAGCATCAGTCTGTCAAGTATCTCTGAAAGAAACAGTTCTCTGGACAAGACCATCAGTCTTCCAGGATCTGAGAAGACATCACCTAATGTTTCGGGTCATGAGCATTCTGCATCTGGAAGGCAATTGACATCTCCTGGTGGGGTTGTCCAACAAGCATTTCCTGCCAGAGGTATAAGACAGTCACCCACGGACAATGGACGGAGGTCTCTTTCAGGTGGGGCTGAGCATCTGCCGGGCATCACAGAAGAATCTAGCAGGACTGGTCAAGCTAGGTCACCCGATGTAAGTCCATCTGCCTTGATGCTTTCTAATAGGAAACGAGGTAAGAGGGTGTCTTCCAAGGGCACTAGCAGTTCTTCAGTCACTCCATCTGATGCAGAAGTCAGGATGGTATCTGATGAAAAAGATTGCGAGTTTGCAAAGCCTAAGAGAACCCCTAGTAGAAGGTCGGTGCCTAGGACTCCAAACCAAGCTGATCAAAGCACGCATGAACAATCTTCAAAAGCCCAAATACATTCATCTCCTACTTTGAATGTCAGTGAGGGTTGGAATGTTGAAGAAGTCAAGCAATCCTCAGAGGAATCGGAAGGAATACCTTGTGCACAACCAAGGAAAGAATTGGAAAGGATTTCTAGCGATGAAAAGAGTGATGGAGATGTTGGGAAACTATTGCAAATAGAGACTACCACTGCTACTTCCACGACAGGAGAAAGTTTTGAAGACAAAGTGGATGAACCCGGTCCATCCAATCGTGATGTGACATCTACCAGACCAGCCAGGGGAAAGAGGAGAGGGAAGACACAGAAAACTGCTCCCATCAAGCAGTCTTTGGATGATACTATTGTTGTACAAGATG AGGAAGAAGGTGAGATGGATGCAATCCTGACCGAGCCTCCCCTGGAGTCTAGGCAGCGGGTCAGTACATCAAGTGATCCTACTACGGATTCAGCACAAGCTTTTCTCGTACCTGGTGTTAGAGTCTTTACTCGTTGGTTGGATGGTTTCTATTACCCGGGTATCATcaaatcagaagaaaaaaataacag ATTGAAGATAGcctttgatgatggtgatatgagAAGTGTGAATAGCAAAGATGTTATCATCAAAGATTGGTTAGCGAGGGGACAAAGTGTCATGGCTGAATTACCAGAAGATCAATATAGCTACCCag GAATTGTGATTGGTTATTATCGAGGTTCCACGCCCAAAGATGATGGCTATTATATCGAGACTGATGATGGAAAAACGGAAAA GTTTCCTAGAGAGAAGGTGATCTTGTCTAAGGATCAAGCAAATCTCTTGTTGACTTCCTGTCCAAGCAGCAGTTCAGGAATCTCAGACATCACACTTG AAAACTTGGTGGATGGTCCTCGACATCGAAGCAGACTTCGTGCTCCTGATGGTGATGTTGTCGTGAGAACACCTAGTAAAGTAGTTGGTCGAACTCCAAAGCGTCTTCCATCCCCTGCTATCACTCGGtcaggaggaaaaagaaaagctGATGACAAACAATCAATAGAGGGCGCTGCCTCACcgaaaaagaaagccaaacagcTAGCTACAAGGCTACTTACAACAG TTGTATCCAGTCCAGATATCAGTAAGCAAGGGATTGGAGTTCGTCGATCACCTCGGAAGCAGACCCCCTCCACATCAACGGCCAGCAGCCCCGCAAAGAGCCTCACTTCAGCCGCTGCTAAGGGCAGTACTCCTTCCACCCCTAGGACCATGGAGATGATATTAGGTCCGATGCCAAACAACAAGACTCTATTCAAGGGCATGGCTTTTTTATTGACCCAGGGAGAGGTCAAGAAAAGGTCAAAGGTTGATACAAGTACCAGTGACAGCGAGGGTGATG ATGATCCTGATGATGTTCCTTTTAATAAAGATTATTCCAGAAGACAGATAGAAGCAGGAGGAGGAGTTGTCTTTAAAGACATTGAAAAATCACAG